Proteins encoded by one window of Xanthomonas sp. DAR 80977:
- a CDS encoding general secretion pathway protein GspK, giving the protein MSAAPGRARGAALVLVLWLIALLTALIGAFALTARTEGLQGKVLGDGAAAQERARAGLEYALTRLAGTPTQPGWRADGRRYRWQYEDATIDLRVTDESGKVDLNLADAPLLAALVRAVGGDPQRADAIAAAIVDWRDPDNLSQPNGGAEDPDYAAAGLPYGAKDAPFESLAELQLVLGMDADLYAKLLPNLTLYSGISRPAPDFAPAPVLTALGLDAQQVLAQRERNDPMQAAAIGGGGGTYSIESRARLAAGREAVLRAVVRPGSSALPGTAYTVLRWEEGSTVR; this is encoded by the coding sequence ATGAGCGCGGCGCCGGGGCGCGCGCGCGGCGCGGCGCTGGTGCTGGTGCTGTGGCTGATCGCGCTGCTGACCGCGCTGATCGGCGCGTTCGCGCTGACCGCGCGCACCGAGGGCCTGCAGGGCAAGGTGCTGGGCGACGGCGCGGCGGCACAGGAACGCGCCCGCGCCGGGCTGGAGTACGCGCTGACCCGGCTCGCCGGCACGCCGACGCAGCCGGGCTGGCGCGCCGACGGGCGCCGCTACCGCTGGCAGTACGAGGACGCCACGATCGACCTGCGGGTCACCGACGAGAGCGGCAAGGTCGACCTGAACCTGGCCGACGCGCCGTTGCTGGCGGCGCTGGTGCGCGCGGTCGGCGGCGATCCGCAGCGCGCCGACGCCATCGCCGCGGCGATCGTGGACTGGCGCGACCCGGACAACCTCAGCCAGCCCAATGGCGGCGCCGAGGATCCGGACTACGCCGCCGCCGGGCTGCCGTACGGGGCCAAGGACGCGCCGTTCGAGAGCCTGGCCGAACTGCAGCTGGTGCTGGGCATGGATGCGGACCTGTACGCCAAACTGCTGCCGAACCTGACCCTGTACAGCGGGATCTCGCGCCCGGCGCCGGATTTCGCGCCGGCGCCGGTGCTGACCGCGCTCGGCCTGGATGCGCAGCAGGTGCTGGCGCAGCGCGAGCGCAACGACCCGATGCAGGCCGCGGCGATCGGCGGGGGCGGCGGCACCTACAGCATCGAGAGCCGCGCGCGCCTGGCGGCCGGGCGCGAGGCGGTGCTGCGCGCGGTGGTGCGCCCAGGCTCGTCGGCGCTACCGGGCACCGCCTACACTGTGCTGCGATGGGAAGAAGGATCGACCGTTCGATGA
- a CDS encoding type II secretion system protein J, whose product MNRAPRRAAARGFTLIEVLLATVLLVGGLTLAFATLRSATAISGRGESIAGRSERMRAVEGFLRRRLSGAQPMALEIDSRTLQPVRFVGEPQRMQFVADLPDYLGRGGPYVHDLSVSGDGGQQRLAIALVQVQAGKQIADAKPRPPEPLAEGLRQVRFRYRGIDPERGSIGPWQERWERTDQLPLLVSIELSSDDGMVWPPLVVALRQAGGAEARQ is encoded by the coding sequence GTGAACCGCGCACCGCGCCGCGCCGCCGCGCGAGGCTTCACCCTGATCGAAGTGCTGCTGGCCACGGTGCTGCTGGTCGGCGGCCTGACCCTGGCCTTCGCCACGCTGCGCTCGGCCACCGCGATCAGCGGCCGCGGCGAGAGCATCGCCGGACGCAGCGAACGCATGCGCGCGGTGGAAGGCTTCCTGCGCCGGCGCCTGAGCGGGGCGCAACCGATGGCGCTGGAGATCGACAGCCGCACCCTGCAGCCGGTGCGCTTCGTCGGCGAGCCGCAGCGCATGCAGTTCGTCGCCGATCTTCCCGACTACCTGGGCCGCGGCGGCCCCTACGTGCACGACCTCAGCGTCAGCGGCGACGGCGGCCAGCAGCGCCTGGCGATCGCGCTGGTGCAGGTGCAGGCCGGCAAGCAGATCGCCGACGCCAAGCCGCGCCCGCCCGAGCCGCTGGCCGAGGGCCTGCGCCAGGTGCGCTTCCGCTACCGCGGCATCGATCCGGAGCGCGGCAGCATCGGCCCCTGGCAGGAACGCTGGGAACGCACCGACCAGTTGCCGCTGCTGGTGTCGATCGAACTGAGCAGCGACGACGGCATGGTGTGGCCGCCGCTGGTGGTGGCCTTGCGCCAGGCCGGCGGCGCGGAGGCGCGGCAATGA
- the xpsI gene encoding type II secretion system protein XpsI — MKAQRGYTLIEVIVAFALLALALTLLLGSLSGAARQVQRADQLSRATLYAQSLLAAQGVEQPLQPGREQGSFEQGRYRWTLDVAPYVDARRPPDPTITPGAPTLLQLNLQVRWGEAPAQALQWKTLRLVSAQNNGVPQ; from the coding sequence ATGAAGGCGCAGCGCGGCTACACGCTGATCGAGGTGATCGTGGCGTTCGCGCTGCTGGCGCTGGCGCTGACCCTGTTGCTCGGTTCGCTGTCCGGCGCCGCGCGCCAGGTGCAGCGCGCCGACCAGCTCAGCCGCGCCACGCTGTACGCGCAATCGCTGCTGGCCGCGCAGGGCGTGGAACAGCCGCTGCAACCGGGCCGCGAACAGGGCAGTTTCGAGCAGGGCCGCTACCGCTGGACCCTGGACGTGGCGCCGTACGTGGATGCGCGGCGGCCGCCGGACCCGACCATCACCCCTGGCGCGCCGACCCTGCTGCAACTGAACCTGCAGGTGCGCTGGGGCGAGGCGCCGGCGCAGGCGCTGCAGTGGAAGACGCTGCGCCTGGTCAGCGCGCAGAACAACGGGGTGCCGCAGTGA
- the xpsH gene encoding type II secretion system protein XpsH, whose translation MRGVSLLEMLLVVGLIAIAAVLAASVLTGGIDGMRLRSSAKEIAAQLRYTRAQAIASGQPQRFLIDPQAHRWQAPNGRHGEIPASLAIRFSGAREAQRREDEGAIQFFEDGAATGGRIELLTRKASWRIDVAWLTGEVKVGRPPQQGMP comes from the coding sequence ATGCGCGGCGTGTCGCTGCTGGAGATGCTGCTGGTGGTGGGCCTGATCGCGATCGCGGCGGTGCTGGCCGCGTCGGTGCTGACCGGCGGCATCGACGGCATGCGCCTGCGTTCGTCGGCCAAGGAGATCGCCGCGCAACTGCGCTACACGCGGGCGCAGGCGATCGCCAGCGGCCAGCCGCAGCGCTTCCTGATCGATCCGCAGGCGCACCGCTGGCAGGCGCCGAACGGCCGCCATGGCGAGATCCCGGCGTCGCTGGCGATCCGCTTCAGCGGCGCGCGCGAGGCGCAGCGGCGCGAAGACGAAGGCGCGATCCAGTTCTTCGAGGACGGCGCCGCCACCGGCGGGCGCATCGAGTTGCTGACCCGCAAGGCCAGCTGGCGCATCGACGTGGCCTGGCTGACCGGCGAGGTCAAGGTCGGGCGGCCGCCGCAGCAGGGCATGCCATGA
- the gspG gene encoding type II secretion system major pseudopilin GspG: MRNIRSLTRSPSAARQSGMSLLEIIIVIVLIGAVLTLVGSRVLGGADRGKANLAKSQIQTMAGKIDNYQLDTGKLPSKLDDLVTAPGGVSGWLGPYAKATELNDPWGHPIEYKVPGDGKPFDLISLGKDGQPGGSSYDADIKYE; this comes from the coding sequence ATGCGAAATATCCGCTCCCTGACCCGTTCCCCCTCCGCCGCGCGCCAGTCGGGCATGAGCCTGCTGGAAATCATCATCGTCATCGTGCTGATCGGCGCGGTGCTGACCCTGGTCGGCAGCCGCGTACTCGGCGGCGCCGATCGCGGCAAGGCCAACCTGGCCAAGTCGCAGATCCAGACCATGGCCGGCAAGATCGACAACTACCAGCTCGACACCGGCAAGCTGCCGTCCAAGCTCGACGACCTGGTCACCGCGCCGGGCGGCGTCAGCGGCTGGCTCGGCCCGTATGCCAAGGCCACCGAACTGAACGATCCGTGGGGCCATCCGATCGAGTACAAGGTGCCCGGCGACGGCAAGCCGTTCGACCTGATCAGCCTGGGCAAGGATGGCCAGCCCGGCGGCAGCAGCTACGACGCCGACATCAAGTACGAGTGA
- the xpsF gene encoding type II secretion system protein XpsF produces MPLYRYKALNPHGEILEGQMEAASDAEVALRLQEQGHMPMEAKLAAQGGGTSLRGLFRPKPFDGAALVQFTQQLATLLGAGQPLDRALSILLELPEDERSKRTVGDIRDAVRGGAPLSAALERQHGLFSRLYINMVRAGEAGGSLHDTLQRLAEYLERSRELKGRVINALIYPAILVSVVGCALLFLLGYVVPQFAQMYESLDVQLPWFTQAVLSVGLFVRDWWIVLLVVPGLALLAVDRKRRDPAFRAAFDAWLLKQRFIGVLIARLETARLTRTLGTLLRNGVPLLAALGISRNVLSNLALTADVGAAADDVKNGHGLSASLSKGKRFPRLALQMIQVGEESGALDTMLLKTADTFEQETAQAIDRLLAALVPLITLVLASVVGLVIISVLVPLYDLTNAIG; encoded by the coding sequence ATGCCCCTTTACCGCTACAAAGCGCTCAACCCGCACGGCGAGATCCTGGAGGGCCAGATGGAGGCCGCCAGCGACGCCGAGGTGGCGCTGCGCCTGCAGGAGCAGGGGCATATGCCGATGGAGGCCAAGCTCGCGGCGCAGGGCGGCGGCACCTCGCTGCGCGGCCTGTTCCGGCCCAAGCCGTTCGACGGCGCGGCGCTGGTGCAGTTCACCCAGCAGCTGGCGACCCTGCTCGGCGCCGGCCAGCCGCTGGACCGCGCGCTGTCGATCCTGCTCGAACTGCCCGAGGACGAGCGTTCCAAGCGCACCGTCGGCGACATCCGCGACGCGGTGCGCGGCGGCGCGCCGCTGTCGGCCGCGCTGGAGCGCCAGCACGGCCTGTTCTCGCGCCTGTACATCAACATGGTCCGCGCCGGCGAGGCCGGCGGCAGCCTGCACGACACGCTGCAGCGCCTGGCCGAGTACCTGGAGCGCAGTCGCGAACTGAAGGGGCGGGTGATCAACGCGCTGATCTATCCGGCGATCCTGGTCAGCGTGGTCGGCTGCGCGCTGCTGTTCCTGCTCGGCTATGTGGTGCCGCAATTCGCGCAGATGTACGAGAGCCTGGACGTGCAGCTGCCGTGGTTCACCCAGGCGGTGCTCAGCGTGGGTCTGTTCGTGCGCGACTGGTGGATCGTGCTGCTGGTGGTGCCGGGGCTGGCGCTGCTGGCGGTGGACCGCAAGCGCCGCGACCCGGCGTTCCGCGCCGCGTTCGACGCCTGGCTGCTCAAGCAGCGCTTCATCGGCGTGCTGATCGCGCGGCTGGAAACCGCGCGCCTGACTCGCACCCTGGGCACCCTGCTGCGCAACGGCGTGCCGCTGCTGGCCGCGCTGGGCATCTCGCGCAACGTGCTGTCGAACCTGGCGCTGACCGCCGACGTCGGCGCCGCGGCCGACGACGTCAAGAACGGCCACGGCCTGTCGGCGTCGCTGTCCAAGGGCAAGCGCTTCCCGCGGCTGGCGCTGCAGATGATCCAGGTCGGCGAGGAATCCGGCGCGCTGGACACGATGCTGCTGAAGACCGCCGACACCTTCGAGCAGGAGACCGCGCAGGCCATCGACCGCCTGCTCGCCGCGCTGGTGCCGTTGATCACCCTGGTCCTGGCCTCGGTGGTCGGCCTGGTGATCATCTCCGTCCTCGTCCCCCTGTACGACCTCACCAATGCGATTGGGTGA
- the gspE gene encoding type II secretion system ATPase GspE, producing MNALVKDTAAAADTPEARIVEALLAKGRLKDGDLLRARQLQRESGGGLLSLLARLGLVSERDHAEVSAEVLGLPLLDAKQLPATAPENLPEAQPLSLRFLKQFHVCPLGERDGALELWMSDPHEAYAADAVRLATGFRVLPRVGLRSEIDDLIERWFGQGRSAMGAIVETADGDSTATDDIEHLRDLASEAPVIRLVNLVIQRAVELRASDIHIEPFENRLKVRYRVDGVLIDGESPPANLTAAVISRVKIMAKLNIAERRLPQDGRIMLRVQGKELDLRVSTVPTAHGESVVMRLLDRETVVFDFHRLGFTDAFLPQFRKVLEQPHGILLVTGPTGSGKTTTLYTALSQLNTADVKIITVEDPVEYQIEGINQIQAKPQIGLDFSHALRSIVRQDPDIIMIGEMRDLETARIAIQSALTGHLVLSTLHTNNAAGGITRLLDMGVEDYLLTSTINGILAQRLVRRLEPTHAERYPASPEEIEKFDLRRLQPEGEIFLFRPLPSAIAPTGYLGRTTIMEFLVMNDALRRAVMRHAGMGEIEQLAREAGMRTMYEDGIGKALSGQTTIEEVLRVTEET from the coding sequence GTGAACGCGCTCGTGAAGGACACTGCTGCCGCTGCCGATACGCCCGAGGCGCGCATCGTCGAGGCCTTGCTGGCCAAGGGCCGGCTCAAGGATGGCGACCTGCTGCGCGCGCGCCAGTTGCAGCGCGAATCCGGCGGCGGCCTGCTGTCGCTGCTGGCGCGGCTGGGGCTGGTCTCCGAGCGCGACCACGCCGAGGTCAGCGCCGAAGTGCTGGGCCTGCCGCTGCTCGATGCCAAGCAACTGCCGGCCACCGCGCCGGAGAACCTGCCCGAGGCGCAGCCGCTGTCGCTGCGCTTCCTCAAGCAATTCCACGTCTGCCCGCTGGGCGAGCGCGACGGCGCGCTGGAACTGTGGATGTCCGATCCGCACGAGGCCTATGCGGCCGATGCGGTGCGCCTGGCCACCGGTTTCCGGGTGCTGCCGCGGGTCGGCCTGCGCTCGGAGATCGACGACCTGATCGAGCGCTGGTTCGGCCAGGGCCGCAGCGCGATGGGCGCGATCGTGGAAACGGCCGACGGCGACAGCACCGCCACCGACGACATCGAGCACCTGCGCGACCTGGCCTCGGAAGCGCCGGTGATCCGGCTGGTGAACCTGGTGATCCAGCGCGCGGTGGAACTGCGCGCCTCGGACATCCACATCGAGCCGTTCGAGAACCGGCTGAAGGTGCGCTACCGCGTCGACGGCGTGCTGATCGACGGCGAGAGCCCGCCGGCCAACCTGACCGCGGCGGTGATCAGCCGGGTCAAGATCATGGCCAAGCTCAACATCGCCGAACGCCGGCTGCCGCAGGACGGGCGCATCATGCTGCGCGTGCAGGGCAAGGAACTGGACCTGCGCGTGAGCACCGTGCCGACCGCGCACGGCGAGAGCGTGGTGATGCGCCTGCTCGACCGCGAGACGGTGGTGTTCGATTTCCACCGGCTCGGCTTCACCGATGCGTTCCTGCCGCAGTTCCGCAAGGTGCTGGAGCAGCCGCACGGCATCCTGCTGGTCACCGGCCCCACCGGCTCGGGCAAGACCACCACGCTGTACACCGCGCTGAGCCAGCTCAACACCGCCGACGTCAAGATCATCACCGTCGAGGATCCGGTCGAATACCAGATCGAGGGCATCAACCAGATCCAGGCCAAGCCGCAGATCGGGCTGGATTTCTCGCATGCGCTGCGCAGCATCGTGCGCCAGGACCCGGACATCATCATGATCGGCGAAATGCGCGACCTGGAAACCGCGCGCATCGCGATCCAGTCGGCGCTGACCGGCCACCTGGTGCTGTCCACGCTGCACACCAACAACGCCGCCGGCGGCATCACCCGCCTGCTCGACATGGGCGTGGAAGACTACCTGCTGACCTCCACCATCAACGGCATCCTGGCGCAGCGCCTGGTGCGGCGGCTGGAGCCCACCCACGCCGAGCGCTATCCGGCCTCGCCGGAGGAGATCGAGAAGTTCGACCTGCGCCGGCTGCAGCCCGAGGGCGAGATCTTCCTGTTCCGCCCGCTGCCCTCGGCGATCGCGCCGACCGGCTACCTCGGCCGCACCACGATCATGGAATTCCTGGTGATGAACGACGCGCTGCGCCGCGCGGTGATGCGCCATGCCGGCATGGGCGAGATCGAACAGCTGGCGCGCGAGGCCGGCATGCGCACGATGTACGAGGACGGCATCGGCAAGGCGCTCAGCGGCCAAACCACGATCGAGGAAGTGCTGCGCGTGACGGAGGAAACCTGA
- a CDS encoding S8 family peptidase, translating to MIDKQNLRINAIAAAMLMMSLGAPSAFAAGAASPLPVKQPAKAAPADAQTSSRIVVRYNAGTAAASDRSAKLSAVQSAVSRASLGGSNGISRAAAASVRAEYVRTLGVGADLIRLSGKLSKADVDKVVAEIAADPAVKYAQVDVKLQRSDLPRAALEQPQLVPNDPLYAQYQWHLSSATGGINSPAAWDVSKGDGVVVAVLDTGILPNHPDVAVNLLQGYDFISDAETSRRPTDARVPGALDYGDWVENDNECYAGSLAEDSSWHGSHVAGTIAEATNNGIGMAGVAPNATVLPVRVLGKCGGYLSDIADAITWASGGTVAGVPANANPAEVINMSLGGSGTCDTLYQDAINGAVARGTTVVVAAGNSAGNAANFRPASCANVIAVGATRITGGIAYYSNYGAAVDLSGPGGGGSVDGNPGGFVWQNGYTGATTPTSGSYTYMGMGGTSMASPHVAAVAALVQSAVIAAGNAPLTPAALETLLKQTARPFPVSIPTSTPIGTGIVDAKAALDKALEVPCDPQTEECAPPATALTNKVAVSGLTGAAGNAVLYSFEAKAGAVLSFLTYGGSGDVSLYVSFDKEPSTTSYDAKSTRPGNNETVRFTAPQAGTYYIKLVGTSSYSGVSLVARQ from the coding sequence GTGATCGACAAGCAAAACCTTCGTATCAATGCCATCGCCGCCGCCATGCTGATGATGTCGCTGGGGGCGCCGAGCGCATTCGCGGCCGGGGCCGCGTCGCCGCTGCCGGTCAAGCAGCCGGCCAAGGCCGCGCCGGCCGACGCGCAGACTTCCAGCCGCATCGTGGTGCGCTACAACGCCGGCACTGCCGCGGCCAGCGACCGCAGCGCCAAGCTGTCGGCGGTGCAGTCGGCGGTGAGCCGCGCCAGCCTCGGCGGCAGCAACGGCATCTCGCGTGCCGCCGCCGCCAGCGTGCGCGCCGAGTACGTGCGCACCCTGGGCGTGGGCGCCGACCTGATCCGCCTGTCGGGCAAGCTGAGCAAGGCCGACGTGGACAAGGTGGTGGCGGAAATCGCCGCCGACCCGGCGGTCAAGTACGCGCAGGTGGACGTCAAGCTGCAGCGCAGCGACCTGCCCAGGGCCGCGCTGGAGCAGCCGCAGCTGGTGCCCAACGACCCGCTGTACGCGCAGTACCAGTGGCACCTGAGCAGCGCCACCGGCGGCATCAACTCGCCGGCCGCCTGGGACGTGTCCAAGGGCGACGGCGTGGTCGTGGCGGTGCTGGATACCGGCATCCTGCCGAACCATCCGGACGTGGCGGTGAACCTGCTGCAGGGCTACGACTTCATCTCCGATGCGGAGACCTCGCGGCGTCCGACCGACGCGCGCGTGCCCGGCGCGCTGGACTACGGCGACTGGGTCGAGAACGACAACGAGTGCTATGCGGGCTCGCTGGCCGAGGACAGTTCCTGGCACGGCAGCCACGTCGCCGGCACCATCGCCGAGGCCACCAACAACGGCATCGGCATGGCCGGCGTCGCGCCGAACGCCACGGTGTTGCCGGTGCGCGTGCTCGGCAAGTGCGGCGGCTACCTGTCCGACATCGCCGACGCGATTACCTGGGCCTCCGGCGGCACCGTCGCCGGCGTGCCGGCCAACGCCAATCCGGCCGAGGTCATCAACATGAGCCTGGGCGGCAGCGGCACCTGCGATACGCTCTACCAGGACGCGATCAACGGCGCGGTCGCGCGCGGCACCACCGTGGTGGTGGCGGCCGGCAACAGCGCCGGCAACGCCGCCAACTTCCGTCCGGCCAGCTGCGCCAACGTGATCGCGGTCGGCGCCACGCGCATCACCGGCGGCATCGCCTACTACTCCAACTATGGCGCGGCGGTAGACCTGTCCGGTCCGGGCGGCGGCGGCAGCGTCGACGGCAACCCGGGCGGCTTCGTCTGGCAGAACGGCTATACCGGCGCGACCACGCCGACCTCGGGCAGCTACACCTACATGGGCATGGGCGGCACCTCGATGGCCTCGCCGCACGTGGCGGCGGTGGCAGCGCTGGTGCAGAGCGCGGTGATCGCCGCCGGCAACGCGCCGCTGACCCCGGCCGCGCTGGAGACCCTGCTGAAGCAGACCGCGCGTCCGTTCCCGGTGTCGATCCCGACCAGCACCCCGATCGGCACCGGCATCGTCGATGCCAAGGCCGCGCTGGACAAGGCGCTGGAAGTGCCGTGCGATCCGCAGACCGAAGAATGCGCGCCGCCGGCGACCGCGCTGACCAACAAGGTGGCGGTGAGCGGCCTGACCGGCGCGGCCGGCAACGCGGTGCTGTACAGCTTCGAGGCCAAGGCCGGCGCGGTGCTGAGCTTCCTCACCTACGGCGGCAGCGGCGACGTGTCGCTGTACGTGAGCTTCGACAAGGAGCCGAGCACCACCAGCTACGACGCCAAGTCGACCCGTCCTGGCAACAACGAGACGGTGCGCTTCACCGCGCCGCAGGCCGGCACCTACTACATCAAGCTGGTCGGCACCTCGAGCTACAGCGGGGTCAGCCTGGTCGCGCGCCAGTAA